A region from the Lolium perenne isolate Kyuss_39 chromosome 4, Kyuss_2.0, whole genome shotgun sequence genome encodes:
- the LOC127292561 gene encoding uncharacterized protein yields MSRPLTPPPPPNYQEQEGDCRYDKKRRLQQGHAGESSSLLLPDEDLESLFSSLTIGNIVSEGNSGDSCKNRKRKSGQEPAGYYLTNRLPDDSLEKMLSSLAIQDAAVTSSVSGRPEEQDYSHLVFSGHNLFSEESSVCTTSTECNDPESWSLRSDEFIDRVNNRLLCHDGTGVNVFEVHFDLNSTHAAHLDKWVQFASKSNAHSVRLHLCKSGISCSGHSRTASPYNFPLHFFGDGQASSLLRLWMTNCIFRLSMYPISFSSLVSLCLMCVTIADSDIQSIFSCCPGVRILRLGSCNDLVNIRISGERLFHLYIYYCKNLVSIEIHSASLVIFEYDGHKVLIKYASTPNMRRISTKFSNRNCSLSMNLNKMKMIEKVCLTFLSPSKEPNFKLYAKKFTVLKYINLYILPSWNNVLAVAYLLQATPFVTRLRLEMKAYGGEQHHLENVQVSWPEDISLQKLHLILVGGFAAQPPLIGLLACLVGVAPGLKFLTISPRYHRLKRMGTWGREKDGAKAARDHARKVAREAIGLKLPSSVRFALH; encoded by the exons ATGAGCCGCCCATtaacgcctcctccgccgccaaaCTACCAAGAACAAGAAG GAGATTGTCGCTATGATAAGAAGAGGAGATTACAGCAAGGCCACGCCGGAGAATCAAGTAGCCTActactaccggatgaagatctggAGAGCCTCTTCTCATCGTTAACGATCGGCAACATCGTCTCTGAAGGAAATTCAG GAGATTCTTGCAAGAATAGGAAGAGGAAATCTGGCCAAGAACCCGCTGGATATTATTTAACTAACAGATTACCTGATGATTCGTTGGAAAAGATGTTGTCATCGCTTGCGATCCAAGACGCCGCAGTTACTAGTTCTGTTTCTGGACGACCGGAGGAACAGGACTACTCTCATCTTGTATTTAGTGGGCACAATCTTTTTTCTGAGGAAAGTTCAGTTTGCACCACCTCCACCGAGTGCAATGATCCAGAATCTTGGAGTTTGAGATCAGACGAATTCATTGACAGAGTAAACAACCGGCTGCTGTGCCATGACGGAACTGGTGTTAACGTGTTTGAGGTTCATTTTGATCTCAACTCCACCCATGCTGCCCACCTTGACAAATGGGTCCAGTTTGCGTCAAAGTCAAATGCACACTCTGTGAGACTTCACTTGTGTAAAAGTGGAATATCATGTTCTGGGCATTCCAGGACTGCAAGTCCTTATAACTTCCCTTTGCATTTTTTCGGCGATGGACAAGCATCCTCTTTGCTGAGGCTATGGATGACGAATTGCATATTCAGACTATCAATGTATCCCATTAGCTTTTCCTCTCTCGTAAGCCTTTGTCTAATGTGTGTCACGATAGCTGATTCTGATATCCAAAGCATTTTCTCTTGCTGCCCTGGTGTCCGCATTTTGAGATTGGGGAGCTGCAATGATTTGGTTAACATAAGGATTTCCGGTGAAAGACTGTTCCATTTGTATATATATTATTGCAAGAATTTGGTGAGTATTGAGATTCATTCAGCCAGCCTAGTCATCTTTGAGTATGATGGACATAAGGTACTCATCAAATATGCGAGTACTCCCAATATGAGGAGAATATCAACAAAGTTCTCGAACAGAAATTGTTCTCTCTCGATGAATTTAAATAAAATGAAAATGATCGAGAAAGTCTGCTTGACATTCCTTTCACCATCGAAG GAGCCCAATTTCAAGCTATATGCGAAGAAATTCACTGTATTGAAGTACATCAACTTGTATATTTTGCCATCTTGGAATAATGTTCTTGCAGTAGCTTATctccttcaagcaactcctttcgtCACAAGACTCCGTCTAGAA ATGAAGGCATACGGCGGAGAACAGCATCATCTGGAGAATGTACAAGTCAGCTGGCCAGAGGACATCTCTCTTCAGAAGCTCCATTTGATTCTTGTAGGAGGTTTCGCTGCACAACCCCCGTTGATCGGGCTTTTGGCGTGCCTGGTGGGTGTGGCCCCTGGTTTGAAGTTCCTCACAATCAGTCCACGCTACCATCGTTTGAAACGAATGGGTACATGGGGGAGGGAGAAGGATGGTGCCAAGGCGGCGAGGGATCACGCACGGAAAGTCGCGAGGGAAGCCATCGGCCTTAAGCTCCCGTCGTCTGTGAGGTTTGCCCTCCATTGA